The following are encoded together in the Parabacteroides chongii genome:
- a CDS encoding endonuclease/exonuclease/phosphatase family protein, with product MKRLFNNWFSLFLLALLFGLGSGMNAQNSTSYERDWRTDRQKIKIISYNIMDGFSNGADKDRIARFTAWVKEQSPDVLALNELCGFTEARLKELAASYGHPYAAIVKENGYPVGLTSKTPLQVIDRKIDGYGHGLLHCKVLNMDFLVTHLNPSDRLKRKKEADNIIDYISSNQLTDCLLMGDMNAHSPFDASWTDEHLEDYAVISTFMAASLHDICYMFTPDNQRYSFPTRILASSPKGEALRRQQERIDFIFVTDSLRPNCIDAQIYNGPDNDYLSDHYPVGISMFIPKE from the coding sequence ATGAAACGCTTATTCAACAATTGGTTCAGTTTATTTCTATTGGCATTATTGTTTGGTTTAGGGTCAGGAATGAATGCTCAGAATTCAACTTCCTACGAACGCGACTGGCGTACAGACCGCCAAAAGATCAAGATCATCTCTTACAATATCATGGATGGTTTCAGTAATGGTGCGGATAAAGACCGTATTGCCCGTTTTACTGCCTGGGTAAAAGAGCAGTCGCCCGATGTCCTGGCACTGAACGAACTTTGCGGCTTTACCGAAGCCCGTCTGAAAGAGCTGGCAGCTTCTTATGGTCATCCTTATGCGGCTATTGTAAAGGAGAACGGTTATCCGGTCGGTCTTACATCTAAAACTCCGCTTCAAGTGATTGATCGGAAGATTGATGGTTACGGTCACGGCTTGCTGCATTGCAAAGTCCTGAATATGGATTTCCTGGTGACGCATCTGAATCCTTCCGACCGTCTGAAACGTAAGAAGGAAGCCGACAACATCATCGATTATATAAGCAGTAACCAATTAACCGACTGTCTGTTGATGGGCGATATGAATGCCCATTCTCCTTTCGATGCCTCCTGGACGGATGAGCACCTGGAGGACTATGCTGTTATATCCACATTTATGGCTGCTTCTTTGCATGATATATGTTATATGTTTACGCCTGATAACCAACGTTATTCTTTCCCTACCCGGATATTGGCAAGTTCTCCGAAAGGGGAGGCTTTACGTCGTCAGCAGGAACGGATCGATTTCATATTTGTGACTGACAGCCTGCGCCCCAATTGTATAGATGCACAGATCTATAATGGTCCGGACAATGATTATCTTTCCGATCATTATCCTGTAGGGATCAGTATGTTTATTCCAAAGGAGTGA
- a CDS encoding RagB/SusD family nutrient uptake outer membrane protein: MKRFEIYIIALMTILSSCSDFLDREPYGELSEENFYQNKDQAVYAANACYKTLQTLNGFWATGVQIFGDMCSDDCLQSGSIDASYIRGSFDPGDNYLVTGSFVNAYAGIARCNIGIEKVSNMPDDNISSEDRNRIVGEMRFIRGYWYYHLIRLYGDVPILLSQVDLKDEALLHPGRSSVDEVYEKVIIPDLTFAAQHLPSSYDSEDAPRATSGAAYAFLSAAYLYRQDYADAIKTGEEVVKLADEGVYELLADMESIYMETNEFNKESIFEVSFSKEQQNWKTRYFGTVDGGMCRGEIYTTHFNPTPDLRDAYALIDGNPISSDANSLYDAAAYWKNRDPRFDITFYTPMDVSTHRTTGEPLVYSMDWLLNKEGGVDFQKNTLWYGPNETNVGLNNILMRYAEVLLNLAEAYIQTGDFQSGTKYINMVRTRARNYALAHPDKYIPAGFPENKVLPDITIGSKEDGMAKLRYERRVEFAGEDVRGYDLRRWNIEESTWAKVQGFTWDKKMRLLPIPNTEMSKNPNLKPQNPGY; encoded by the coding sequence ATGAAAAGATTCGAAATATATATAATAGCTTTGATGACCATATTGTCTTCCTGTAGTGATTTCCTTGACCGGGAGCCGTATGGTGAACTTTCCGAAGAGAATTTCTATCAGAATAAAGACCAGGCTGTCTATGCTGCCAACGCTTGTTACAAAACATTACAGACATTAAACGGCTTCTGGGCAACTGGTGTACAAATCTTCGGTGATATGTGTTCGGATGACTGTTTGCAGAGTGGTTCGATCGATGCTTCATATATCCGCGGAAGTTTTGATCCGGGGGATAATTATCTGGTAACAGGTTCTTTTGTTAATGCTTATGCCGGGATAGCCCGTTGCAATATCGGTATTGAAAAAGTTTCCAATATGCCGGATGATAATATCAGTAGTGAAGACAGGAATCGTATCGTCGGCGAAATGCGTTTTATTCGTGGTTATTGGTATTATCATCTGATCCGTTTGTATGGTGATGTACCTATTTTGTTGAGCCAGGTTGATTTAAAAGATGAAGCCCTGTTACATCCAGGACGTTCTTCTGTCGACGAAGTCTATGAAAAGGTAATTATTCCTGATCTTACATTTGCTGCTCAGCATCTGCCTTCGTCTTATGATTCAGAGGATGCACCCCGTGCTACTTCCGGTGCAGCTTATGCATTCCTGTCTGCAGCCTATCTTTATCGTCAGGATTATGCCGATGCTATTAAAACAGGTGAGGAAGTAGTAAAATTAGCAGATGAAGGCGTTTACGAACTATTGGCAGATATGGAATCCATTTATATGGAAACCAATGAGTTCAATAAAGAATCTATCTTTGAAGTATCGTTTAGCAAAGAACAACAGAATTGGAAAACCCGTTATTTCGGTACGGTTGACGGGGGGATGTGCCGTGGAGAAATTTATACGACTCACTTTAATCCGACACCTGATCTAAGAGATGCTTATGCGTTGATTGATGGGAATCCGATAAGTAGCGATGCCAATTCCTTGTATGATGCTGCTGCTTACTGGAAAAACAGAGATCCTCGCTTTGATATCACATTCTATACACCGATGGATGTCTCTACTCACCGAACAACCGGCGAACCGCTTGTTTATTCCATGGATTGGCTTTTAAACAAAGAAGGTGGAGTTGATTTTCAGAAGAATACCTTGTGGTATGGTCCGAATGAAACGAATGTCGGCTTAAATAATATCTTGATGCGATATGCTGAAGTTTTGTTGAATCTGGCTGAGGCTTATATACAAACCGGTGATTTCCAATCCGGAACCAAATACATTAATATGGTCAGAACGCGTGCCCGCAATTACGCTTTGGCTCATCCGGATAAGTATATCCCTGCTGGTTTTCCGGAAAATAAGGTGTTGCCGGATATAACGATTGGTAGTAAGGAAGATGGTATGGCGAAATTACGTTATGAGCGTCGTGTCGAGTTTGCAGGTGAGGATGTTCGTGGTTATGACTTGCGCCGTTGGAATATCGAAGAGTCTACATGGGCAAAGGTGCAGGGATTTACGTGGGACAAAAAGATGAGGTTATTGCCTATACCGAATACGGAAATGAGCAAGAATCCGAATCTCAAACCGCAGAATCCTGGCTATTAA
- a CDS encoding SusC/RagA family TonB-linked outer membrane protein, whose protein sequence is MANANRWISGSNITPYFTNSPASYGKGTDWGKELFSVAPTYNINVSAQGGSQNSSYYMSGGYVNQEGILENTSYNKANFRINNDNKYGERLSFGTSINLSTSLQHGTSNAAGDAYNTSPTIPLYEADGVTPGYAKHAGENGISPVYMANLSNPDHRTYKVLGNIYAEYKIFDFLRFRINAGLDFNYYEKKSFTPTYNIADRYGNTRSSYEETRGKNVTWLTDYLLYFDHTFSSKHSIDGMAGFSQQLTTDDDIYGIAYDYVSESKNMQILNGGTNPTDSRNSGAKSQLAMMSWFGRINYNFTDRYLFSFNLRADGSSRFASGNRWGFFPSFSGAWRISQEEFFNVPAISNLKLRVNWGQLGNQSVSGRYPTIATLSNMSVLMGAGGYNHTIVPGYYVANLVNKDLKWETTTITNAGVDIGLLNNRLTASAEYYDKRTSGILRQQVIPGTVGLGAPNVNFAKVANRGVELEINWQDKINNDFSYFVGANISTVRNKILQLSDGKDEELRDGGHRDTYINKVGYAIDSFYGWEMEGVYASQEDIDNSPTYGSAIVGSIKFKDQNGDKKIDADDRVILGNSIPKMTFGFKLGAQYKNFDFSMFWQGDLGKKQFMPYEKWLNDGGINYGKWWYDNRWNGEGTPGKWPAVIWGGAYSMYQMNDFLLTNSSYARLKNLSVGYSFDMAGKYKFRVYVSGENLVTITSKDFYGYDPERSGTAQYNNWAYSYPAAMTFMIGANIKF, encoded by the coding sequence ATAGCGAATGCCAACCGTTGGATCAGCGGAAGTAATATAACACCTTATTTCACAAATTCTCCGGCTTCTTACGGAAAAGGAACTGACTGGGGAAAAGAATTGTTCAGCGTAGCTCCAACCTATAATATTAATGTAAGTGCCCAGGGAGGAAGTCAGAATTCATCTTATTATATGTCGGGAGGATATGTTAACCAGGAGGGTATCCTGGAAAATACCTCTTATAATAAAGCTAACTTCAGGATAAATAATGACAATAAATATGGTGAGCGTCTCTCTTTTGGTACAAGTATTAATCTGAGTACAAGTTTGCAACATGGTACATCCAATGCCGCTGGAGATGCCTATAATACGTCTCCGACAATTCCGCTTTATGAAGCTGACGGGGTAACACCAGGTTATGCGAAGCATGCAGGAGAAAATGGTATCAGTCCTGTCTATATGGCTAACCTAAGTAATCCGGATCATCGCACTTATAAGGTGTTAGGAAATATCTATGCTGAATATAAGATATTTGACTTCCTCCGGTTCCGTATTAACGCCGGACTTGATTTCAACTATTATGAAAAGAAATCGTTTACTCCGACTTATAATATTGCTGACAGATACGGAAATACTCGTTCGAGTTATGAGGAAACGCGTGGTAAAAATGTAACCTGGTTAACCGATTATTTACTTTATTTCGATCATACCTTCTCTTCCAAACATTCTATAGACGGTATGGCTGGCTTCTCGCAGCAGTTGACGACTGATGATGATATTTATGGAATCGCTTACGACTATGTTTCGGAATCTAAGAACATGCAGATACTGAATGGAGGTACTAATCCGACAGATTCCCGTAACAGCGGGGCTAAAAGCCAGTTGGCAATGATGTCCTGGTTTGGACGTATCAATTATAACTTTACAGATCGTTACCTGTTCTCTTTTAATTTGCGTGCTGATGGTTCTTCCCGTTTTGCTTCTGGTAACCGTTGGGGATTCTTCCCTTCTTTCTCCGGTGCATGGCGGATCAGTCAGGAAGAGTTCTTTAATGTGCCGGCAATTTCCAATTTGAAATTACGTGTGAACTGGGGACAGCTGGGAAATCAATCTGTTTCAGGAAGATACCCGACGATTGCAACTCTTAGTAACATGAGTGTATTAATGGGAGCTGGCGGTTATAACCATACAATCGTTCCCGGCTATTATGTTGCTAACCTGGTAAATAAAGATTTGAAGTGGGAGACGACTACAATCACTAATGCTGGTGTGGATATCGGTTTACTGAATAATCGCCTGACAGCTTCTGCTGAATATTATGATAAACGTACTTCTGGAATTCTTCGCCAGCAGGTTATTCCGGGCACTGTCGGTTTGGGTGCTCCTAATGTGAACTTTGCAAAAGTAGCTAATCGGGGTGTTGAGCTGGAAATTAACTGGCAAGATAAAATAAATAATGATTTTAGTTATTTTGTCGGAGCTAATATCAGTACGGTTCGTAATAAGATTTTGCAACTTAGTGACGGTAAGGATGAAGAATTACGGGACGGTGGTCATCGTGATACCTATATAAATAAGGTGGGATATGCTATCGACTCTTTTTATGGTTGGGAAATGGAAGGTGTGTATGCCAGCCAGGAAGATATTGATAATTCTCCAACTTATGGTAGTGCAATTGTCGGTTCTATCAAGTTCAAAGATCAGAATGGTGATAAGAAGATCGATGCAGATGACCGTGTAATCCTTGGTAATTCTATCCCGAAGATGACATTCGGTTTTAAACTGGGTGCACAATATAAAAACTTTGACTTCTCGATGTTTTGGCAGGGAGATTTAGGCAAGAAACAGTTTATGCCATATGAAAAATGGTTGAATGACGGTGGCATTAACTATGGAAAATGGTGGTATGATAATCGTTGGAATGGCGAAGGAACTCCAGGAAAATGGCCTGCTGTGATTTGGGGAGGAGCCTATTCGATGTATCAGATGAACGACTTCCTGTTGACAAATTCCAGTTACGCTCGTCTGAAAAATCTTTCTGTCGGTTATTCGTTTGATATGGCTGGAAAGTATAAGTTCAGAGTATATGTGAGCGGCGAAAACCTGGTAACGATTACAAGTAAAGATTTTTACGGATATGATCCGGAAAGGAGCGGTACAGCTCAATATAACAATTGGGCATACAGCTATCCTGCTGCAATGACTTTTATGATCGGTGCGAATATTAAGTTTTAA
- a CDS encoding SusC/RagA family TonB-linked outer membrane protein, which translates to MKLTFLALFLCVTGLFATEATSQVAKVTIKAQSVPFKEILSNIEKQTEYYFVYDKRDIDLNHKVSINAHEKTVEEVLSTIFRNTDIVYAMKSNNIILMKSSDRMLAMMQQTNRKIITGIILDQQGEAIIGANVMEKGTSNGTITDIDGSFTLEVASNSTLQITYIGYTTQDVQVKNQSSIRVLMKEDTQNLDEVVVVGYGVQKKANLTGAVSVVSSKDLKDVSSSSVSQALQGKLSGVVITKSNGQPGASSDIRIRGMGTFGDNAPLVVIDGIPADGGLESISSSDIESVNVLKDAASAAIYGSRAANGVILVTTKRGISEQSSISVDGYFGLQRITKYLDMCNAAEFVEL; encoded by the coding sequence ATGAAACTAACCTTTTTAGCTCTTTTCTTATGTGTGACGGGGCTTTTTGCGACTGAGGCTACTTCTCAGGTTGCGAAGGTTACGATAAAGGCACAGTCGGTTCCTTTCAAAGAAATCCTGTCTAATATTGAAAAACAGACAGAGTATTATTTCGTCTACGATAAACGAGATATCGATTTGAACCATAAAGTGTCAATTAATGCTCATGAGAAGACAGTGGAAGAAGTTCTTTCCACAATTTTCCGGAATACGGACATTGTCTATGCGATGAAAAGCAACAATATCATTTTGATGAAAAGCAGCGACCGGATGCTTGCTATGATGCAGCAAACCAATCGGAAGATAATAACTGGTATTATTCTTGATCAGCAAGGAGAAGCGATCATCGGTGCGAATGTGATGGAAAAAGGAACCAGTAATGGGACTATTACCGATATAGATGGAAGTTTTACGCTTGAGGTAGCCTCAAATTCAACTCTTCAGATTACTTATATTGGTTACACAACTCAGGATGTACAGGTTAAGAATCAAAGTTCTATTCGTGTCCTGATGAAAGAAGATACTCAGAATCTCGATGAAGTGGTAGTTGTTGGTTATGGTGTACAAAAGAAGGCCAATCTGACTGGAGCTGTCTCCGTGGTTTCATCTAAAGATCTGAAAGATGTATCCAGTTCCTCGGTATCACAGGCTTTACAAGGAAAATTATCCGGTGTCGTTATTACGAAGAGTAACGGTCAGCCTGGTGCAAGTTCTGATATTCGTATCAGGGGGATGGGTACGTTTGGCGATAATGCTCCGTTAGTAGTGATTGATGGTATTCCGGCTGACGGTGGACTGGAAAGTATCTCATCTTCTGATATTGAATCGGTCAATGTATTGAAAGATGCTGCCTCCGCTGCTATCTATGGTTCACGTGCGGCGAATGGAGTGATCCTTGTTACTACCAAGAGGGGAATTTCTGAACAGAGCAGTATTTCGGTAGATGGTTATTTTGGCTTGCAGCGTATCACTAAATATTTGGATATGTGTAATGCCGCTGAGTTCGTAGAATTATAG